The DNA segment ATTCAAATGTGACATTGACTGTGCCGTACGTAAAACACATGAGTTAGCGTGTTGACATGAAGCTGATGCCTTCTGTCACTATGTTCCCCCTACAGTACCTGAGGACCTCTCTGTGGAGGAAAGAGATGAGCTGTCAAACATACGGCGCAGGAAGAAGGAGCTCCTGGATGACATTGAGGTACTGGATTTGAAATCTAATTTGGCCTGGACTGATTAGTGAGGTTCTGAAAGccccccccatttttttttttgccgctCCTTCCTATTCCcagcaggagacagacagactagaTTTGGCCGCCGTTGCATGAATGCAACCCTTGTTGAGCGGCTTGATCTGTGTTTACGTTTGAAGTGGAGGAACAAACGTGATACCCAGTTGTCTGTGTTCTAATCCTCAAACTCTTTGAACATTAATGGTTTGGCATTCAGAGCGTGCTCACAGAACTtggttgttcatgtgtttgtgccgATCTTTGATATGCTGTTTTTAAGCATATTCAAATCAACAATTGTTATacagatagaaaaaaaacaccatattTATTGTAGAAACAATTTTAATGACAtcagagcatttttttttatattctacaCTATGCCTTTCTTTTGCAGCGGTTAAAGTTTGAGATTTCTGAAGTAATGACTGAGATTGAGCAGTTGacatgtgtgggagagaggtgagTACATCACGGAGTTCTCCGTTTGTTCTCCGTTTGTTCTCCGTTTGTTCTCCGTTGGTTTTCCGTTTGTTCTCCGTTTGTTCTCCGT comes from the Clupea harengus unplaced genomic scaffold, Ch_v2.0.2, whole genome shotgun sequence genome and includes:
- the LOC122130090 gene encoding cytohesin-3-like; its protein translation is MSGGVNMDEDSRVPEDLSVEERDELSNIRRRKKELLDDIERLKFEISEVMTEIEQLTCVGESKTTQRNKQIAVGRKKFNMDPKKVR